In Panicum virgatum strain AP13 chromosome 5K, P.virgatum_v5, whole genome shotgun sequence, the genomic window gcaaGCCTTGCTTGCCCAAAATTTACCGCCACCACTTTAACATGCATGCATCCGTAAACAAGATTAATTATTGATAATTGATGCCGATAGCAGCagagcagccgcagcagcagcaatacAAATGAACAAAAGTGGCGTTTCATCaaagtaataataataaaaaagaatCACTAGCGTCGTCGTTGGGATGAGGAAAGGGATGCATCTCGCCGTAAGCACCTAGTTTAGTGGAATCATGGAGCCCACCAAAAATATTGGGGGAAAAAAGAACAAGACGAAAAATATAGGGGAAAAGGACGGAGAGGAGGCTCATGTTTTGTACCTTGTCGTTTTCTTTGTCGCGCTTTATCAACTTCATTCATATCATATCGGTACGtcttcctcgcaaaaaaaaaaaattgatcacGAAAACCGTACAACATTTCCCCTGCGCACACGAATTTTCATCCAGACAGACTTGAACATGGAGTGCGAATGGATCGGGGTTGTTTTTCAGGCGGCATTTGACCGTTGTAacgggaagaggaggaagaagaaagcatGTCCGTCCGGTCCGACCCATAACAAACAAGGCATTATAAGCAAGGATACAAAGGACATAAATACCCATCCCCATCGCTCCACAATCATCCAGATGAACGCCCACCCAAAGCCGCCCACGACGCgtcccagctcctcctccaaatTTGGCTTCCCAAGCCTACCTCTATCTGCTGGCTCCTTCTCCAGCAACCTCCAGCCATCCCCAGCAGCTGcctcctctctcgcctcgccgcTCTCATCAGCGGCTGccaccacaaaaaaaaaatctctctctctctctctctctcgctcgctaAATCCCAAATCCTAGTAGTCTTATCATCCTGTGTAGGTGTCTTGCTGCCTCCCTCGTGCCTCCGAGCTCCCGCACCCCCGAGAGCGAGCGAGAGAAAAAGAACGGCGAGAAAGCTTCGAGCTTTGCCTCCCCCGTCCCCCCCAAGCCCTGCTGCTAAAATGTCATGTTGCCATCCACCCGATTGCTTCCTTCTAGTTTAGTCCCCCACTCCAGTGACTCCACTCCGCTCCTCCTGGGTCAGTGTCCATCCCTGGCCTGGCCACCACTTCCCTTCCTCtaatttctctctcctctctctccctctccctccccatgccgccgccgccgccgccgccgccgccactctgcTGCTGAATCTTTTCTTCTGTTTTTCTTGCCGTCCTAGTTATGGGCTCCGGCGAGGTGGATGGACGCGCATTGCTGGAGCCGGAGCACCAGTAGCGGCGGCCAACCAGGCGGGGGATCTGGATCCGAGGCACCACCACCGGGGTACtcacggcggcgacggaggcggcggcggcggcggaggaggaggagcgcagGCGCAGCAGGAAGCagatgagcagcagcagcagcacaaccACCATCAACACCTGCTCCAGCTCCACCAACAAGTGCAGGACCAAGGTgcagacccgccgccggcccccgtcttccagctccagcacctgcaggcggcggccgtgAGGCAGCGGGGCCTGCCCGCCGAGTATGCCCTTCCCGCGCCCatgggcgacgccggccagtcccaccaccaccaccaccacggctTCCAGCCGCAGCTCCTCTCcttcgggggcggcggcggcgcccagcaccacGTGCACCAGTTcgcggcgcaggcgcaggcgcccTCGGCGGCGTCCCACTCGCGGTCgcggggaggagcagcagcgggcGGCGAGATCGTGGCCGCGACGTCCGCATCGCACTCGCGCGtgagaggcagcggcggcggcgagatcgTGGCGGTCCAGGGAGGGCACATTGTGCGCTCCACGGGGCGCAAGGACCGGCACAGCAAGGTCTGCACGGCGCGCGGGCCGCGCGACCGCCGCGTGCGCCTCTCGGCGCACACCGCCATCCAGTTCTACGACGTGCAGGACCGCCTGGGCTACGACCGCCCCAGCAAGGCCGTCGACTGGCTCATCAAGAACGCCAAGGACGCCATCGACAAGCTCGAGGTGCTGCCCGCGTGGcagcccacggccgccgccgccaatgccaatgccgccgccgcgccgccgtcctcctcgacccaccCCGACTCCGCCGAcaactccgacgacaaggcgcaGGCCATCACCGTCGCGCACACGTCCTTCGACTTCCCCGGCGCCCGTGGAgccagcggtggcggcgccagcggcacaGGCTTCCTCCCGCCGTCGCTCGACTCCGACTCCATCGCGGACACGATCAAGTCCTTCTTTCCCATGGCCGGCACGGCGGGCGGAGAGGCGTCCtcgtccacggcggcggcgcagtcgTCGGCCATGGGGGGCTTCCAGAGCTACACGCACGACCTCCTGTCGCGCACCGGCAGCCACAGCCAGGAGCTCCGGCTGTCGCTGCAGCCTCTCCCAGACCCCATGTTCCACCAGCAGCAGGACCGGTCGCACGCCTACGGCGGCAATGGCTCCGCGCAGCAGGCGCTCTTCCCTGGCTACtcgttcggcggcggcgccatgtgGGCCGCCGAGCAGGCGCAGGGCCAGCGCATGCTGCCGTGGAACGTGCCCGACCCAGGCGGCGGGAGCACTACTGGCGGCTACCTGTTCAACGTGTCGCAGCAGGCGGCGCTTGCCGGCCAGAGCCAGTTCTTCTTCCAGAGGGGACCCCTTCAGTCCAGTAACCTGCCCTCCGACCGAGGATGGCCGGAGACCGTCGAAGCCGACAACccgatgcagcagcagcagcaccagcaccaaGGGGGGCTCAGCCCCGCCGTGTTCGCGCCCGGCATCGGCTTCTCCGGTTTCCGCATCCCCACCAGGATACAGGGCGACGAGGAGCACAACGACGGCGGCAATGGcgacaagccgccgccgccgtctgtgTCCTCGGCTTCTCACCACTGACAGCAGCAGTGGAGCACAGATCGATGACTCCACCACCAACCACCATGAACATTCAGCACTACGCCATGTCGTACCAGTAACACCAGCCTCAGCTCCTCCACCTGCACCCTTGTGAGAATAATTCTCTCGCTCATTGTTCTAGACTGTATTTCCACTACAGCATGTCAGCATTGCTGTTTCTTGGACTGAATTTCTGATGCAGTTTTTAGCCAAATTTCAGGTAGTTGATATGCAGCCGCTTCCTATGAGAATGGATGGTTGCAACAAGGAGGAGCAAAGTTGGGAGCTACCACTCTTTTGGTCGGTCGGTCGATCGGTTTTCTAGATCTCTATCTGCAGATTGTGTCACTGGTTTTTGCTTCAAAGAACTCACTCGGAGCTTCTTAATTAGAATTAGGCTTGTGAGAGTGCAGCACATTGGCTAGACCGATGGCTTGTTTGTTGCACCACAGTAGGTTTAGTTGATGTTCTTTCTAGTTGCTCTAGTTCAAGCTTTGTTTGCTTTCACTTTGTTCTTGTTGGTGACTCATGGATGATTAGTGCGCTTCCTCCTGTGGTTCAGGAGCTAGCTACTACCAGTGCTATCAGATGTTGTTAACCAGATATGTGGATGGGGACAGGAGTCTTTCGTTCTTTGTTTGCTTTGATTGGCATTTGAAACAGATTGGGCCTGTCCTAAGATCTTCCCCTAATTTTATATGTTTGATGAGTTTTAAATTATACGACGCCCGCACCTAGTATGTCTCCAAACTCCAACCTGCTTACTACAAGTATTTTTATCTTTGGCTTTGTTGTTTCTGAACCACCTTTGTTTAATTTGGCACTGAGAAATTAAAGACCTATAAGAACCACCAAACGAGTAGGATTTGGTTTATACTTTAAGCTTCTACTTtttcaataaaaaaaagaacacaGCCTATTTGCATTGCATGGCCTCACCTCACACTAGCAGATACAGTATTTTTCCCTACCCTAAATATCCAGCATGTGATTGGTTTCCTGCCGCTGCAGCTGCCGCTGCAGCTGTAGCAGGACACTGCAGGAGGACGCAGCGACAGCAGCTGCAGCTTTCCTGTGCCATCCATGATCTACTCCATCCATCTATCCATCACAGGGCACGGCAAGAATGACACTAGCAAAAAGGTTTTGTGTCTCTTTGCGTGTGATTAGTACAGGATCTGTCTGCCTGGCGCCTCTGCATGCTAGCTCTGCTGCTGCGTGTCATTAGCACAGTACTTGCACCCGGCTTTTAGGccttcccaccccgtaaacgcaaaaacacaaaaatttgtaaaggaatcttgctaatttgaagtactaaatgaagtctatttacaaaattttttgtatggatgggttgtaaatcgcgagacgaatctaatgagactacttaatccatgatttgcaacagtgatgctacagtaccatccactaattattggttaatcatggattaattagcatcattagattcgtctcgcgatttacaacacatatgtgcaaaaagtttcgtaaatagacttcatttagtatttcaaattggtaagattcttttgaaaaaaaattttgcatttacACTTCACGGAACCATTTTACCTCAGGCCGTACCGCCGTAGCctgtgcctgcctgcctgcaccGGGCCGTGGCTGATGCAACACGAGCAACTCTTTGTGACAGATGCcaggaggaaggagatggcCATGCTGCTTCGCTCGCTTCTCGTCTCCTTCCTCTCTGATTGGCTTCCACATGGACTCGCTTCCTTTGTCTGCCCTGGCGCTGTAACTTAGGGCTGGTAATTTGCCAAAGGACCTCTAGCTGACTTGGTTAGGGGAACCCAGCggcactcctcaggtcctgggttcgactcctcatgggagcgaatttcaggttgaggttaaaaaaatcccctcgcctgcctcatgtccaaagcactgtggagcccggcctaactcacaaggcgacgggcccccatgtacgggtggggcaggggttcggggattttcttggcctgctgtgagaaggtctttctacctctcaaaaaatgccgtgggggcggtcttaccccccgcaggtcaagtttttaaCTTAGGGCTGGTAATTTCGCTGTGGGCGGGGGTGGGATGAGAAGAGATGATGCGAGTTGCCAGGCATGTCTCATGATACTTGCAGCCCAGCTGGGACCTTCACTTCATTCCGAGTCGGTCGTCATGGATGAGTGCTTTGCAATTTTTCATGCTTGGAGCATGGAAATGAAGTAATGAACAATGAACACTTTATAAATGCATCCATACTATTCACAGAACTGATGAGTGCACAAGTGGTTATCACAAATACATACTTTACAGCCTTTAGCCTGGCCCTGCATCTGAAGTTACATTGTGAGTTTGTGACAGATATTTTGCTGCCACTGTAGAgggatatatatacatacaaacTGTATTCATGTAATTAGCACACTATGCATGTGTTTTCAGAATAAACTACACTATAATATCCTATACATTTTAAGTTTTCTTAGATCCTACATAAAATGTACCATTTAGCACTAATAATTGATACTATATATTATACATTTCCAACCAGCGGTAGAAAATGTCAATATATAAGGTTAGAATGATGACCGAGATTATTATTCACTTTACCATATGCGAACTAACAATTAACCTGTTCAAATTACATTAATGTTAATATACTACTGGAAACTGAATATTTCTTCCTACTCCATCCGCCCCATGAAAATGCAATCCTAGTTTTTTCGAACAGATTAATTGTGGCTTCAAATAAAAATGCAATCCTAGTTTTTTCGAACCGATTGATGGTGGCATCAAAAGACTCTTATGCCCTCAATTGTTGTCCAAATGTAGTTAGTTTTGGCTTGCAAATCAAATCTGTTGACCACTTAATTAGGCAAGTAGTTGAGATCCAATTTTTAGGATTGCATTCTTtgtagaatttttctcaaacctAGGATTGTAATTTTCATGAGGCTGAGGGAGTAGGAAGAAAGATTTAGTTTGGCCAGAAACCATGAAAGAAATAAGAAAGCCGTCGATGATAGGGCAGTTCATACTCCCTCAATACTCGAAAAGAAAGTCATTTTGGATAAGGTTTGGgtcaaacattgggaatataaattatgaatatttttaagttgttgagtttcaaaatacaaaaaccatatgaatagatttgtcttgaaattATTCGTTTCGAGTAATAGCGAGCAGACCGGGAAATTCTTGTTTCCCCGTAAGAACGCTCTCATTGTGAGGTACAAACTTAAAGACACCACCACTTAATAAGGAGAACATACAATGCCCATGTCAAGTCAAGTCATGTAAAAGGGGACAAGCCTTTGTGATGAGTCCATGCATGCAATCACTGCACCTGTGTGGTCCATACTAATTAACATCCTAATTAATGACAGACATATTAAATAAACCTATCAATTTGGTCAAGTGTCAAATTTTAGCCTAGATAATCTAATAAGGGCCGTGTTCTTACTTTATACAtttttgagctgaaaatataTAAGAATCAAGTTGGATTGTGAAAGGAGCACTAGGACCATAATTCATCTCGCAATTTCACCCGGGGGCTGTGGAATGAGTTTTGTTTGTCCACACTTAATattcctaattagtggtcaaacattgaaaatttttgggaactaaacgagGCCTAAGTGTCGCCTTCAAGAAGGATACACTACACATATGAATTACCGAATCTATACTAAATCCAGTCATGACATATACATAAAAGAGAGGCGGCCAAAATGTACTTGACAAGTGAACAATCAAACAAATACACACCATCACATCTATGACGATGTATCTCTCTAGCTTGGGGAAGAACCAGATCCCTGGCGCCTTTTCCTGAATGAAAAAAGATTTGAGATGCAACGCAAGGAAAGAAAGctacacacatgcatgcatgttggCTGTGGTGGCGCGTACTGTAGCATCTGCCGAGATGGAGCGTCTAGCTGCTTTCGGAGCTCTGCCCTGTGACGCAGGCAGGCATCCGGCCCGCCGGGCGCCTCAAGATGAGAAGCAGCCACCGGAGCGTATCGATCACATGTATCCgatccccggccggccggcgacgtaCTGTACTGTAGCCGGAAACGAAGGGCTCCTCAGATTGTGGCCGGGAGCAGCACATGCTCGAGGGTCGGGCAGGTGGCGACGCCGCAAGcagggaccccccccccccccccaccccccgcgATGCATGCATGGCGCAGTGGAGTTCGCCGTCGCTGGTGCAGTGGTGTATCATATCATATCATATCATGGCGGCCCCGACAGAATGATGGCCGGACGgccggaggcgcgcggcggctcaGGGCATGGCTTATAAGCCAGCCGACTGCCGGCGGCAACGCATGGCCTGACGATGGTGGGTCCTCCTGATTCAACCAATAGCAACAGCGGCAGAGCTTCTCTGTCCGTTTGAGCCGGCGTCTAGCACGCCGCCCGTCTCCTTCTCTCCTATGCCATGCCAGTTCTCTGCCGGCTTCCCGCCCACCACTATACTGCTCTCAGGCCGGCCACGTTCCCGTCCGTAGGCGGCCGGCCAATCGATCCCCCTGTACCGGCCGCAGGACGGGACATGGGAAGCACATGAGAGCCGTAAATGCGGCCGCGTACGGCGTCGCCCGCTCCCCGTGGCCcatcccggcgccggcgcggcgggctcGGCTGGTGATTGATCCAAGAGCTCTAAATGAGGCGCCACATGGCGTGGTACGGGCAAGTGGAGCTAGCGCGCGCGGGCTCGTTCGTTCGACggagaccggccggccggccgactAATGGTGATGCCGCCGTGCGAGCGCGCATCAATGCGCCGCCGGAtggggcgacgacgacgacttggAGATGCATGCACCCTCCGACCGGTCGCGCACCCTCCGaccagcggcgccgccgggaaCCGGCTGGCGGGGAGTAGTGAATGAATGAACCCTGGCACCGCAGCAATGGAACGGCCAGCCCATGGATGGATGTGCGTGCGTGATGGGACGGCCTCTTTCGtgcgggcgacggcgacggacAGGAGGAGACCGACagacggcggcgtggcgggtgGTGTTCACTGTGAGTGGCGACGGCGAGAGCGCTGCTGTGGGCTGTCACCTGTGAGCTGTGAGGCTGTTGCGCCGCGAACAGTGGGTGTTGGCCTCCTTGGGCCAGGCGCTGCAGTCCGTATGTGCAGCCTAGGCTAGCACTAGCCTGAAAGCGAGAACTGCCAACGCACATGCACGCATAGCGTCACGCACAGTCGTCAGCGGTAACTTTTCCATGTACTTCTCTTCCAGAGAACCGACGGTAAAATTAATCTCTCTAGCTCATGCGACGATTTTTTACAGTCTGCATTTCCATCCAGATTTCCGCTAGATCGAATGCAATGGGTACAGTGAAGATAGATCGATGGTTCATCGATTCCCACTAGAAAACCTGGGGCGTCAGGTTGCCGCGCCAGGTTGGCTTACCCAGTGAATGTATATATTATTTGTATGATTAAAAATATTAATTATTCATCAAATTTAAGAATTGTTGTGGACCATAGGTTCCCTTGATATGGAAATAGAACTTTTTTTGTTATATTTAGTTTTTTGGTTGTAGTATTTTTCTGTTATCATTTATTTTAAAAGTTTGTTGTGTAGCAAAGCTTTAGGTTTCGGTGTTTGAATCGTATGTAGAATGGATTCTACGTAAACATTTATGCGGATGGATTGTAAAAgtgttttgaatttgaaattgtaGTATATATTGAAGCTGTAGATTTTAAAATTCTGAGCAAATTTTGTGTTGAACACTTTTTATTCTAAAGACGTTTTGGTGTCTATATTGTAGGTATAACGGGTCGCATGTAAGCGTTTGTACAAATGAACTGCGAAAgcgttttgaattttgaaatatGCTCTATAATAAAGTTGTAATTTGTTATATTCTTGATCAAATTCTATGTTGATCAAATTATGTTTTTTTTACCATTTGATTATATTATGCGAGACTTTATATGATACATGGAAGAAGAACTTGTTTAGCTTAGTCAGTCATTAACATTTCGTACTCAAATCTACTCTACCTGTCCACTCTACTCGTGACTGACGAGTGGGACCCTATCTCACTCTCCCCTGTTTCCATCTTTCcacctcccccctctctctcctcctcctctttcaTGGGTATCAGCGGGAGTGGGGGCACCGCGGCctcgcgcggcgaggcgggccgcgaaggcgtggcggcgctgcgaggcggaggcgcgcgccgcgcggtggctaggcggaggcaggccgcggcggcgcgctgcgAGGCGAAGGCAGGCTGCGTAGCGGTGAGGCggaggcacgcggcggcggctcctccctcccccctcgccggcgccgctcgtCCTTCCCCATCGCCGGATCCAGCACGGTGCGGCGGCTCCCCTTCCTCTCTTCCGCGCTGCTCGCCCGAAGGAGGGCAAACCCcgccgcggcccctgctccctccgtcgGCGTGCTGGCCACGGCTCCCTCCACACACGACGGCAACGGTGGCGGGCACGCCCCTCCTCTGTCCCTGCCTCCTTTGCTCGGCCCGAAGCGGTGACCtggagcggtggtggcggcccgGAGCCGCGGCGCCGGTGATGGGCGGCAGatccgaggccggcggcggggatgtgGATCTGGCGGCGCGCACCACGGCGACCgggacccggcggcggcggctccccttCGCTCCCTCCTtgtccggcggccatggccggcggcggaggagcgcgcCGAATCCCGGCGTCCAGCGGCAGAGCGCGTCCGGTGCCtacttccctccctccctctccgcgcGGCGGGCAGATCCGGCGGCGGGCCAGGccaggcggaggcgcggcgggaGGTCTGGTGgcccggcgggaggcgcggcagCTGAGCGCGGTAGGCCGGCGTGCGCTGCCCGTTACCGTGGCCGTTGGATGGCTTGATCGGACGGCCACTGCTTTTTTGGGCGACGTGGCGCAACGAGGAGCCAGGGAATGAACCCACGTTTCGTGTTTTAGAGATGGTAAAAACACGCGTCGTCGATTCGGACAGGGCTAACAGCAGCAAGCTTGCTGCCAGAGACGAGCCCAGTCGTCGATGGATTGTTGCTGGCGCCGAACCATTTCGTTTGTCGCGGCGGGGGTTGAGGGTGCCTCCATTGCTGCTCCCTCCCTGTGACTGTGGTGACGGGCCATACATGCATGACAGCcatggacggatggatcggAGGTCCCCCGGCCACAACCACGCATCCTGCTGTCAgccctggccggcggcggggccacaGCGATGCATGCCGAACTGTGCCTGGCCCGTGCGCGCCAAAACAAGCGGAGGCCCCGTTGCTCTCTTTTAACCTTCTTGCAAGCTTTTTACCGGGCGGTGATGTCGACCATATATATTTTGCATCCTACCCGCTGTACTGGCCAACTCTTAACTTTTCGAGAACACATCACTCTGTTTTGCTGGCAATCAGCAGCAGCGTTTTTCTTTCATgccaaatcagcaccaaccagtaatatttttttttcacagcAATTCAACTAGCCACCGGCCACATGCGAGGTTCACTTTTATATTATTAGCATAGTTGCATTGCTTCGCACCTATTCTCCATTTCACTCTTATGCACCTGTTTGTAGCGAaatccatatatatatagttgtaTCCAGTACTGCTAGATAACCAATATCATACTAAGCCAACTCTGTCAGGATCGACGCCTCTTGGACTCACCCTAGCATCATCCATTTAGTGGACTCCCATCAATCATGGTGGGGCTCCCTCTCTCCCCCTGCCCCACCTCTCTGGACACACTGTTTGTAGTCATTATCAGGCCTATTTTGAAGCACGTGACTTATTTCCAAGCCCGAAGTGGAGAAATCTTGCCGAAGTAAAACCCACCACAATCTAAGTAAGGGGGTATTTGGATCCAATCCAAGTGCCAATGTGTTATTGAAAGAGCTAAAATTTAGCATTACTCTATCCAAACGGGAGTGCTAATGAGATGAGCTAAATTTTAGCCAAGACTCAAAACTTTAACAAAAATGTAAGTACTAATATGTGTTAAAATTCGGCACTTAACTTTGGCCCATCCAAACAGACCCTACGAAGACTACGTATAGCCGTCTGTGAGGGTACGGACCCGGAGGCCCATGACCAGCACGGCGGCCCGCCGCCGATCCATGGGCTAGCGGCCCAGCGCTGCCTGGCCAGCGGCTCCCCACGCGCTCGAGGAGTCGCGGCCTGGCCCGGCCTACCACAACGCGGATGAGTCGGCCCCCGTTGGAGCGCAGTTGCACGCGCGCACGGCACTGCTGATGAAGCCGGAGAGTTCGGCGACCCTTGCATCAggatcctttttttcttttagccTGCAGTCCTGCACGCACCGCATCAGCAGCAGAGACGACACGCCCACCACGAAGCAAAGCGCTGGATCTTTCTCCGGCGCCTCGTGTTCAGATCGTTCCCTTTCCTTCCCTCCGGAGGCCACGCGTGTTCGAATTCCCGCGACATTGCGGCTgtctcaactctctcttttctgCGACATTTCTGCGCTCCTTTCCGTCCAAGGTTGCTCTAGCTTCTGGCTTGCGAGTCAGCAGCACAAGCAAAcaaatttgtttgtttgtttttttcgaGAGGAACAAACCTAGCTGATGACTCCTGATCCCCGGAAGCTTCCTCGACCCTTCCTAGCTAGCAATCTCAAGCACAAGCTACAAATTAAATTCCTACTACGCGTATCATCAACTCCTACGTGACAGCAACCTCTCCTGAAACTGAGGCTAAATTAACCGTGTccgtaacaaaaaaaaattacatactTATCATCTGCTCAACCGGGCGATCAACCAAGCTCATCCCAGCCGCCCGACCACCATTCTCGCGCGCGAAGCAATTAACTGATGATGGCCGTGGGGATTTGTCGCGTCGGCCCGGACATTTTCCTAGCACGAGCCGGCGCTGACCTGATCGCTGCACACAGTAACGTGTCCCGCACTCTAGGCAGACTTACATAGCAGCTAGCTAGCCTGCGTCGTGCCAGGTTCTCGATCGCAAGCAATTTAACAAGCACTAGCTAGCAGGTCCGGGTGTCCGTGCATCCATGTCGAGCCCCGGCGCGGGGAGCGGCGCCCCGCCGCtgtacgacggcggcggcgctcgcccgctCACGCGGCGGCAGCAGGAGTACAGCTTCAGCGGCCGCATCCTGCTCACGTCGGTCGTCATCCTCGGCATCCTCGccgtcgtcttcttcctcctccggctcctgcTCTGCCAGTTCGTGGCGCGCGGCCGGGGCAGCCTGGCCGCGGGCGTCCGCCGCTCCTTGGGCAGGAGCGCCCGCCACGGGCTCGAcgcgcccgcgctcgccgcgctgccGGTCACCGCCTACCGCCGCAAGCCGGAGCTgcaggccgacggcggcggcgggcccgcctcggcctccaccAGCGGCGCCGTGGCGTCGGGGGCGACGGAGTGCGCCGTGTGCCTGTCGGAGCTCGCGGACGGCGAGAAGGTGCGCGCGCTGCCGAGCTGCGGGCACGTCTTCCACGTCGAGTGCGTCGACGCGTGGCTGCGGTCCAGGACCACGTGCCCGGTGTGCCGAGCGGAGGTGCGGCCGGGCAAGGGGGCGGGGACCGGggacgcgcggccgccgccggctccggctccggctccggcgttGTTCGGTGCGGGGGGCACGTTGGTCGTGACCGTGGAAGGCGGCGTTGCGGTCGCGGAGACCAGTGACGGGCGCCCGCCCCGTGCTGCTGGGCTCCGCGGTCAACCGCCCGGGTAGTAGGTAGCTAAAAGCCCAAAAGCCACATTGAATCGATCAGTAATCGTACATGTAATTAGAATTGCCTACTAGTACTTTGTATAATTGTATTTGTATTCTGCTTCTGCAATGACATCCTTAACGCCAAACGATAGATGATCGATCATATTAACCCTCGGCCCGGTTCGTATTGTAAACGTAAATATAGTGATTTGAGGCACTCCAACACTCAGGTGACTTATTCCTTTGTTTCACCTAGTTGTGGTCAAAATAAAAAACCAAGTGAAACAAGGGACTTCCTCACCTGAATTTTTGAACCATTAGATCTGAAAGCAatggcaacaaaaaaaaatacaaaagaaaTAAACTAATTAcggaaaacaaaaaataaagaataaaaAGTAGAAAAAGAGAGCTAAAATCTCAAAATATTTTTATGCATCACAAATA contains:
- the LOC120710413 gene encoding probable E3 ubiquitin-protein ligase ATL44 → MSSPGAGSGAPPLYDGGGARPLTRRQQEYSFSGRILLTSVVILGILAVVFFLLRLLLCQFVARGRGSLAAGVRRSLGRSARHGLDAPALAALPVTAYRRKPELQADGGGGPASASTSGAVASGATECAVCLSELADGEKVRALPSCGHVFHVECVDAWLRSRTTCPVCRAEVRPGKGAGTGDARPPPAPAPAPALFGAGGTLVVTVEGGVAVAETSDGRPPRAAGLRGQPPG
- the LOC120705609 gene encoding transcription factor PCF5-like, which codes for MGDAGQSHHHHHHGFQPQLLSFGGGGGAQHHVHQFAAQAQAPSAASHSRSRGGAAAGGEIVAATSASHSRVRGSGGGEIVAVQGGHIVRSTGRKDRHSKVCTARGPRDRRVRLSAHTAIQFYDVQDRLGYDRPSKAVDWLIKNAKDAIDKLEVLPAWQPTAAAANANAAAAPPSSSTHPDSADNSDDKAQAITVAHTSFDFPGARGASGGGASGTGFLPPSLDSDSIADTIKSFFPMAGTAGGEASSSTAAAQSSAMGGFQSYTHDLLSRTGSHSQELRLSLQPLPDPMFHQQQDRSHAYGGNGSAQQALFPGYSFGGGAMWAAEQAQGQRMLPWNVPDPGGGSTTGGYLFNVSQQAALAGQSQFFFQRGPLQSSNLPSDRGWPETVEADNPMQQQQHQHQGGLSPAVFAPGIGFSGFRIPTRIQGDEEHNDGGNGDKPPPPSVSSASHH